In a genomic window of Bombus vancouverensis nearcticus unplaced genomic scaffold, iyBomVanc1_principal scaffold0022, whole genome shotgun sequence:
- the LOC117165456 gene encoding uncharacterized protein LOC117165456, with the protein MDTGSKKEINEMITKSVPGPSTTKRPKVLKEKGCRCKETIPENDIINTDNTVTDSAVHDKTENKDVKTGDVLETTIDRTKRKAAIKAAINIKKQQSTSLVTKLRRLSLDDDSNVNRKRGGRPEKKESAESSSDEKNTKGPTKHSETKKNVLSETISKEDAIQPERIEPLKSSMTTRDIIPSARNDIEDPPMCEDALEKFTPLMNSTIDINSTYTQKMMDATAIVEPLSPIKSNETEEVQQLNQAMRLTEFEELFAEDEPSREREMSNRNMTKQDIQNEIKENAYASNLLFDADANVPVRRRIEAFERAILKLHRKKGSLEKKQISEKAVVQKLARRSVEKAKKILLAKQKKETEMMTSQLQTVRSTSVLHSKPDDDTSDDKARPSRTIPH; encoded by the exons atggatactggatcaaagaaggagattaatgaaatgattaccaaatcaGTCCCTGGCCCCTCAACTACAAAGAGGCCGAAAGTTTTGAAGGAAAAAGGTTGTCGCTgtaaagagactatcccagaaaatgatattatcaatactgataatacagtaacagattcagcagtacatgataaaacagaaaataaagatgtaaaaactggggatgtgctggaaacaacaattgaccgaacaaaaagaaaggctgcaataaaagctgcaattaatattaaaaagcagcagtcaacgtcacttgttacaaaattacgaaggctatctcttgatgatgacagtaatgtaaat aggaaacgtggaggccgacctgaaaaaaaggaaagtgctgaaagtagttcagatgaaaaaaacacaaaaggtcctacaaaacatagtgaaacaaaaaagaatgttttaagcgaaacaatttcaaaagaagatgcaatacaaccagaaaggattgaaccattaaagtcttcaatgacaacaagagata taattccatcagcaagaaatgatattgaagatcctccaatgtgcgaggatgcacttgagaaatttactcctcttatgaattccacgatagacatcaattctacttatacgcagaagatgatggacgctaccgcaattgtagaacctttatcaccaataaaatcaaacgaaacg GAGGAGGTTCAGCAGCTGAACCAAGCGATGCGActcaccgagttcgaagaattattcgcagaagatgagccatcccgtgaaagggaaatgtctaatagaaacatgacgaaacaggaCATCCAAAATGAAATTAAGGAAAATGCGTATGCATCGAATTTGCTATTCGATGCAGACGCCAATGTgcccgtaagaaggagaatcgaggcctTTGAACGGGCAATTCTAAAATTACATAGAAAAAAAGGATCTTtggaaaaaaaacaaatttcagaaaaagccgttgttcaaaaactggcacggcgatctgtcgaaaaagctaaaaaaatcttattagcgaaacaaaagaaggaaactgagatgatgacatcgcag ctccaaacAGTAAGGTCCACTTCTGTTTTGCACAGTAAACCTGACGACGACACATCGGACGATAAAGCCAGACCAAGTcgtacaattccacattag